Proteins encoded within one genomic window of Cydia pomonella isolate Wapato2018A chromosome 12, ilCydPomo1, whole genome shotgun sequence:
- the LOC133523581 gene encoding uncharacterized protein LOC133523581: protein MARILILLAVLAAAVADPLVFTSPYLASPFIAQYAAPYTSAALVTPEVAVPAGVSPAVPAAAVPLSSVSAYSYGSSYSIQDYGPLVNTAAAPLYSSAYSVPYSYANWFYRR from the exons ATGGCGAGAATCCTAATT CTTTTAGCTGTACTCGCGGCGGCGGTAGCTGACCCACTCGTCTTTACTTCACCATACCTGGCCTCGCCATTCATAGCACAATACGCGGCGCCCTACACTTCAGCGGCGCTTGTGACACCAGAAGTAGCTGTACCAGCAGGAGTGTCTCCTGCCGTGCCAGCTGCCGCTGTTCCTCTTTCATCAGTATCGGCTTATTCCTACGGGTCTTCATACAGCATTCAAGATTACGGACCTCTAGTCAACACGGCGGCTGCGCCTCTTTACAGCTCAGCCTATAGTGTGCCATATTCTTACGCCAACTGGTTCTACCGTAGGTAG
- the LOC133523582 gene encoding sulfur globule protein CV1, which translates to MFKLVFAILAALVAFAAAKPWGVSYGAPLAYSYGSPLAYSAPVAYGAYGYSSPVVSAYTPYAAAPVAYAASPYSYYLKR; encoded by the exons ATGTTCAAGCTG GTGTTCGCCATCCTCGCCGCCCTCGTGGCGTTCGCCGCCGCCAAGCCCTGGGGAGTGTCATACGGGGCTCCCCTGGCGTACTCCTACGGATCACCTCTGGCGTATTCTGCACCCGTGGCGTACGGCGCCTATGGCTACAGTTCGCCTGTCGTCTCTGCCTACACTCCGTACGCCGCAGCTCCCGTCGCCTACGCCGCTAGCCCTTACTCTTATTACCTAAAACGCTAA
- the LOC133523583 gene encoding vitelline membrane protein Vm26Ab-like has product MFKLVAFVALLSVAAAKPGIHSVAYPAVPAIAPVAAYTAAYTAPVAAAYTAPPLVVSYATPVAAAYTAPVAAAYTAPVAYSAYSAYSPLAYSAYSYAPYSAYYV; this is encoded by the exons ATGTTCAAGCTG GTGGCCTTCGTAGCTCTTCTCTCCGTTGCCGCGGCTAAGCCCGGCATCCACTCCGTGGCGTACCCCGCGGTCCCTGCAATAGCACCTGTCGCTGCGTACACTGCGGCGTACACAGCCCCTGTGGCCGCCGCTTACACTGCTCCT CCGCTGGTGGTGAGCTACGCGACGCCGGTGGCGGCGGCGTACACGGCGCCCGTGGCGGCCGCGTACACCGCGCCCGTCGCCTACTCCGCCTACTCCGCATACTCGCCGCTCGCCTACTCCGCGTACAGCTACGCTCCCTACTCTGCCTACTACGTCTAA